Within the Anguilla rostrata isolate EN2019 chromosome 6, ASM1855537v3, whole genome shotgun sequence genome, the region GAACAGAGGAGAGACGCCGGCGGGGAGAGCGCACGCAGCTGAGCAGAGAAGAGACGCCAGGCGCGTCACTATCAGTTAAACATGGAAAAGGTTGTAGGACGGAGCGTAGctcagtgggtaaggaactgggcttgtaaccgaaaggacgcaggttcgattcccgggtgaggacactgccgttgtacccttgagcgaggtacttaacctgcattgctcagtatatatccagctgtataaatggatacaatgtaaaaaatgctatgtaaaagttgtgtaagtcgctctggataagtgcgtctgctaaatgcctgtaatgtaatgtaacgtaactATTAAAGAGCGCTCCGTAAAACGTTCCGCACAGGAACAAGAGGGGAGACGGAAGAAATCGGATTGGCCGGCGTTTAGCAAAACAACGCGGCGGTGGCAAACGTGCCATTTGCGCTTACCGGCTTGTAACACACTGCGAAATGGTGCATTACCTGTTTCTGTCAGCTTTGACGTTGTTATTTGACACTATCCATGTGCGTATTAAGGTGCAGGAAACTTTCTTACGGGGTATTATGGTGGACCGATAATctatgcacgcgtgtgtgcgcgagtaTCCTGTGTATTCAGCACATGTAAACACGCGTATTaacgtgtttgtgtttaaacTCATTTGACACACTTGATGTGTGACACGTGCACATATTCaccaaatattttaacaaatcGTTCTGATGACATATTGCACCCTAAAGAGCAGAAATGTAACGTACTTACTCTTTGCGACTATTGTTGTTTTCAGAGAGACTTGCCTCTGAGTGACTTTTATCTGCCTTGGCGAGATTACTACTTCCAAATGCAGCAACgacaaggagggagagagaaaaaaaaatggctttattGCGATACAACAGCACCCAGTATATTGGCTAGTGTGACACTGCAAATACTCCtttttgattttaaataaaaataaaaacgcatcTTGAATGTGTTGAAAAACAAatccatattttcattttattcaaacgCCGCCACGTTTCCCCAGAGTTCCCTTGTTTTTCTGCCGTCCGTCAATTCTCGATTTCGCGCGTCGCGTTAGTCGAGAAACGCGTCGGTCGCTTACCAGCCGAACGTCTTCTTTGGTCTCGGCAGGGGGTCGTCGAAGAAGGAGTCcccctcgtcctcgtcctcctccacctccgcgTCTGCGCTCTTCCTcggcaggggcggggcttcgcCGTGTTTCGGCTCCCTGGACGACGCCTGCGCCGGGCCCTTGCCCTTCGTGGAGCCCAAGGTCAGGCTGGCGTCGCTGTGGCTCACCTCGACTCCCTGGACAACGCACACAGATACCAACCCTAAAGATGAACTCCACAAGCCCTTGGGAGGCCCAAAAACTCCCCAGGCCTTCATGTATTATCTTTTATCGCAATATGCAGAGAAGTTTCAGATGGAAATGAATCACTTAAAAAAAGCACCATTAAGTGTTAGTGAAGCCGAGAAGCCACCGCGTGGAAGCAGCGAGAGCTCGTGAGACCCAAAGACAGCTAGGCTATCGGCGAAGCTCCGGGTTGGGGCGTCCATGCGCGCGGTTATCACGACAGGATTAGACCCGCGTTAAAGTCAGTCGGCCAACAGCGACTATACAAACGGGCTCGTGCAGCCTCCTGACAGCACAATGGATGAGTAACAGCACCTTCGCGCCGTATGCCAAGTGAAACCAAACATCTAATCTAAAGTTGTCCGGCTGGCTGAACATGAACTGACAACAATGGCAAAGCAAAACTGTGGCATGTTGCAACCGCCACAGGCAAATTCAAAACAGGGCCACCGTATTCTCTTTTCGGGAAAGGAATTCAGACCGTCCTCTTCGACGTGACAAAAGATGAATTGTTTGTGTGCGCTTACGGTCAGTACATACAGGAAATTTTGATATCGCAGTGAACGCTTGCTGAGAAACCACGGGAACCGCCAACCACGGGAACCGCCAACGTGGTGGTCTGAGGGTAGTCTGCCCCTCACACACGCCGAACACAGCGAAGAGGCCCCGACAACAAAGCAGGAAATACAGCAGAAGGCCATCGAAGGCTAACTGCAACAAAAGTCTACAGCAAGAGCTTCCCTGTACAGACAAAGACGTGTTTGCCCGACTGTACACGAGCTCTATTTTCTCTTAGAGAGAGCTGCTGAAAGCACGTCACGGAGTATGGCAATACTGTAGAGCCATGCTTTGTAGATCCTTGATGGGAAAATAGACTTGGCTCGTGTTGTTAAAGAATTAAAAAGGAAGTGCTAGACTCCTAAAGATGAGACTGACCTTGGTTCAACGAAACTCAACCGTCAGGGAAGGAAATACAATCTGTTGCCAGACAGGTATTTTTTTTGTCGAGAGAAAATTTCCCCCTGAGTTTCAGATGTGCAAATAATTTCTTTGGTGCGATAAATGCCTGCCAACAAAAGGGTCGGACAACGGTAGAAAAATTCCCGCCGAAACGACCTCAGGCTTAATTTCAATGGCGCCATCGTGTGGAGCGCCTCGCATGATTTCCCGAGCTGGTACGTGAGCACCCCGTTGCTTAGCGGCATGCATTTACCTTGGCGCCAgccttctcctcctcatcctcctcttcctcactgtgtTTAAGAAATCCTTTAAATCTGGGTATCTGAGCGCAAGAACACAGTCGTGAGCCTCCTACTTCACTCAGGTCCTCGACAAACACACTCAGCAAGTAGTCCCTTAAGTAGGAAATGCTAAGCAGCACATCGGCATGGGATTACAACATGAGAAACTAGCCCTCCAAACTGGGCATGTTGATGGATTTTTATCAATTTCATCTTAACATAATTCTTATCATGTCTGTTTAGGGACcgctttcttaaaaaaaaaaaagtccaatacaaaaaaaagaagaagaactgAAACCATTAAAACCACTAACCTCTTCATCCTTCTCAAAGACAGcataaaaagaaaccaaaattaTAGGTTCCCCCATTTTATTCAAACTAATTTCCTACAAACAACCTATTCAACATCTCTAGGGTACTgacagcatatttaaaaaaaatttggtttGGCTATTTTAGGGACAATCTCTTGAGTGTAAGCAGATCTAAATAGCAGTAGGCTCACCATGTGATTTTCTAGGTTGAATTTGATCTCTTAACTCTTAACAGAGGTCTAACCTTGAGAACCTCAAGCTGCTAAACTTGAGAACCACGAAGGttccaaataaacacacaacacgGATCATCTCGGTTTACAGCTAGCCACGGACAAAAGCATAATTCCACTTACATTTTGAgtaaaactttttagggttatgactttttaaatgcaatgcttttttttaatgtaacttAAAAGCACATTCCAAAGTTGAAGACCAGGCCGAAGTCATGCACTTAAAATGCACAGCAAATCAAAAAACATTGAAGCTGAAGATGCAAAACAATTGTCAGATGACATTTAATTAAGTTTAATTAAAAGAATGTCATCACATGCCACCGCCACCAATCAGCAGTTTAATAGCCAAGTTATCATAGGCGAACAGGTGACACGTTAGAAGTGTTATACAAATAAGCAACCTACCTTACTGGAAGGTGATGTACATATTTTCTCCTCAGAAAATTTATTTGAGGTTGGAATGATGTccgtgacatcactgcagacctTCAAGACAGAATTACACTGCATTTTATAGTCAATGATATGTGAAATGTCACTCAAGTCGCATTAATGATTCACACAATAATGAAAACGATCATGTGAATAAATGAGAGGTGACTCACCACACTTCTACACTGGATAAACAAACGTTTATACATCCCCAGAAATTCCTGGAATTCTATGGCTGTGTACACCAATTGcaaaacagtgaaatatattgAGTGGTTAATAAGCCATTCGagtactttttgtttttttaaactgtcacaCAATAACAAGCGTTTAAAACATACTTACAGTTACTGAAGTCCTTGTCTACAGCTCTGAATTCATCTGTTAGGTATCGCTCGAGCATATTCCTTTAACAAACATATACGGAACATACAGAATACATGGAATATGAGTGGAAGAAAAGCTGGAATAGACAGTTTACCAATGTAGTGCCTGTTTATTCAAAAAGTCTTAAAGCCATTTAGACAATTTGCTAGCATATTATAGGGTCCCAGCAGAGCACGCTATGTTATATATTATGGTATATTCTGTGAAAAAAGAGACTAAGGCTCTTGCAACAACAATGGTGTGTGAAATGTCACCTAAATTGCAAcagtaattaacataaatacagttaaaatgtaaacaaatgagaGGTGACAATTGCTAAGggtttcacaatgtttctgtagACCTAGCCTAGTAGAGGACTGCTCGTCCTCTCTGGGCAACAGGCAGCAATGGGTTCAGTGCTTAGGCCTGGAATAAACGGTGCATCAGATCCAATttactccaaatgcaaatggacGCGTAGCCCGGTGGAGGAGCAGAAAGTCGACACGTACTTGTGGAAACCGGGGAAGAGATCGGAGAACAGCGTCCTCAGCTCATCTTTGCTTATTCCGCCACTTTtgtcctaaaaaaaaacaagatgaagaATCGCTGTATGAAGACACGCCCCAACATCAGCGCTAGTACAGAACCATGATCGCTACTGTCAATATGGTCATAAAGGAGCTATTCAATAGATAACAAACTGTCAGTTTGTCCTGAAAAACATGATTTTCGGTCTGAATTTATAAAATGCAACTTCACCATGGTTTTCCTTTCTCATGTTTTAACCAATGTGATACACAAATAcaccatttggaaaaaaaacaaaaacgtgatAACAGGACTTGGTAgcatctctctcacagtgttgGATAACAATAACCCAGTCATAATAGAACACAGCTTTAGCACATGCCACTGATGAAGCATAATCACTCTCCGAGACTCACTGTCTGTTGTCATTGCATTTCGACTCTTTTTCCTGTCAAGCTGTGTCCGCTAATGCATGGACTGTGTTCAATGACTAATGCACAAGTCATGAGCATGGCTGAACTGACAGCTGCAGCAGttgtggataaataaataaaaaatatatgtgcaaATCACCTTGTCATAAAAGTCAAATTTCCTCCGGGCATCAGCAATCTGCCTGGGAGATAACTcctgaataaacacacacgttCCCACAGCATTATTATTTAACACATTGCAATATCACTCAGTGCATTGGTAtgcattgcatatttttttttagcatattttgtgtcaaatttattttcagcccAACCGTACAGTATATTCAACATCCCATTCCCATTTTATGTAGACACATACACGTATATCTCCTTGGTGtcgtgcaaaaaataaataaataaataaatgtgcaaaaagttctattcaaatacagaaaaaatacattttgtgtttttgtaaaatgcacCAATATGGTTTAGTCAAATGTGGTTTATAAAAACACATCAGTTCTTATaacacatttactgtacataaagTTGAATGAGAACCATCAATgtgtaataaaaattaaaaaaaaggcaaaatgtttttgcataatAGGGCATATACTATATAGTAGAACCTTGGAGATACACAACTCGAGTTATGCACGGAGTGGTTAACAGGAATGAAACTAAAGCAGGTCTTACGCAGTTAGACCTTAATTAGGCCAGAAATTAACCCAGAACTGTtcattgactttttaaaaaccagtaaccttaaaaaaaaaggttaaacgCCTCACGTAATCCtactatttttgattttttaaaaatcagtattACTCATTAAAGATCATTTTTTCTGTAGTGCAGAGCCCTTGTTTGCCTCACTGCAGAAGGCCATGTGAAAGGAAATGATTTACTCGCCGAGTACAGTAAGTGAAACCGTATTAACTatgaaacaaatatgaaaaagtaGGACAAACTTGTTTTGCACAAACTTGCTGATGAAcaggaaatacttttttttttttcttcaaacagaACTTCTTGTAATTACTGTTGTTCAATCTACTTATGACCTATATACCAGCGGAGGGACAATTATATTATACGAacaaatatagaaaatatacaaaaatatacacaatatacaaaAGAGCTAATACTAAAGTAGTGCCATTTTTCACGTAACTCAGACCTcagatatttacatatttggACTGTCATGtactcattaaaaaacatgcCTTCTGAATGTGCTACGTAATATATAATGCTATATTACTGCTACTGCACGGCTCCTgtgttcaaaaaataatttcctgtgTGTTCGGGTGTATTTGAGGACTGGTGTGCTTGTGACGTTGGGGTAATAACAGATACACGGCTCTCTACCTTGGGAATAGGCACGGTTCTTTCTCCCTTGAATTAGGAATCCCCggagaacagcacagagaacgCAGCaagagggaaggggaaaaaaacatcaagaGGTTAGACATTTCACTAAAGCATGCCGTGGCTTCACATTATCGGACgtagaaatgcatttcaactaTAGTAAATTTATATACTCTTAAAGGGCGTGCTAGATATCGTATACAGTAAACTACAAAAACCTAAATGACCATAATGGCCAAAAAACGTGCGTCTCAGCAGTTAATTGCACCCTTGTGATAATATAACCCGTCACACTGAATACAGCCAGAAAACTCTAAAATAACGTGTGCTCCACTCTCACTCGTATGGTAATTATACACATGACGATAAGCATGATTTCCGGTTTTTATGTTCAACACACCTGCAAACAacttccccttcccccacctttttgtttttgattagtcTGGGCTTGAGAGACAAAGTGCCCCATAGGCGACTGAGAGGATGGAGAGAACGAATGAAGAATATTCACTCTCGCTGCACCGGCCACAGACTCAAAGATTCAGGCCAGCCAAAAGATTGCAGCACACCATTTCCCTGGGTTACCATATATTACAAGCGACCAGCCAGCTAAAAACCGCTAGTTCGCAGGGAATTTCCCACACCGCGCCCACACGTCTCTTTATGAAAAATGTCTGGCTCTGTCacagagcgttttttttttaacctccacTGCGAAATTTCAGACAATCTGCAGGCCCAATTTAAACCACATGCCATGTGCCTCATTAACCGAGTGACACAAATATACTGTGTCAGttacaaataattaattggtcacaaatattttgtctgtgcacaaaaaaaaagaaaagaaaagaaaactgtccTAAGGTTGGCCCTGTTGAAAGGCATCGTTAGCATTCAATGAATGCTGTGTTCATTTACTGTGCAGTGATCTGCATTCGAGTGAATCCTGGCAAGTACATCATCGTTATACTTGCTATTAGAACTTCATCATTCAAAGTGTGAATGAAGCTTGTAAGAGTCACATTTGTTACATCAACTCAGTTAATGTTCAGGGCAAAGCTGAGCACAAGGAAAAGCTTTACTTATTTGAAGCACTACTGAAAGCCCACGGATCTATTTCCAAATGTTCAGTCACAGGCTTGGTAAAAATGGAGAAAGATGAACACGTGAACATGAACGCTTGCAGTGATTTTCTCAGAACTGTCGAGGTGGTCGGGCTGCTGCATGCTGTAGACCTGGGCTTGCAAGTGGACCCGACCTAAACCTCTGCTGAACTAAACAACCGTAAAATGGTGCCATACTTTTTACTGCCACCGGAGGCGCCAGAGAGCAATACAGCAGGCAACGCGGTTAGCCAATAATGGTGTCAGTgtagctgctgttttttttcttccaaatggCCCACAGTGTCATATGTAAACAGTGTAGCCTGGCTAGGAACGAACGGACTGTGAGTGAGTCAGATGCGCGAGGGTCACCTCTGAGAACACGGAGGCTCTGTCCTTGTGCCGGCTCCTCTTCACCAGCTCCAGGAGGAGGGGCGTGCCCCTGTTACCCTCCTGCTCCGTGACGCCCAGCTCACGGGCCACCGCTTCCCGGCTCTCCAGGCCATTCAGCTGAACGGGAGGATGCAGGGTTAGCCGCAGAGCCACAGGTgcacggacacacgcacgcgGACACAGATGCATACACGCAGGCATTATTCAAATGGAGAAAAACAAGGAACTGCCTGTGGTGGTCCTCTGCTTTTTCAGTTCCCCAATGCAGGTTTCAAATGCTTTGCACAGGTGCTGGGTTAACAATGACATATCTGACACTACACTACAGACGGTACACTCATAATTTTTGTTCTAGAACTCAGACTAAACGAAATTCCAACCGATTATGATTCCATTGCATCCTATCGGTTTGTAAAAATTCCTGCAATTTTGAATCCTGGTAAATTTTGATTGACAATAATTCATTTTGGTTTCCACAAAAAGATTTGGTTCAAGTTTGTGACTACTTGGACTTAACTGCACTTCATCAGCTATTCCAACTGATACTGATATTAATATCTAATATTACCCTTCACCCCTTTTCAGTTATAGCTGAAATAGTTACAGCTTCAACACTATATGAATGATGCTCTTTGTTGCTTGATGCCCATTAATTTTACAggtggcaacaacagcagaaagtCAGCAGTAACACATTCGAACGTATTACATTCAGCATAAAGTACTGCATTAAATGATCAGGTACATTATTTAACACCTGAGAAAGCTGTGCTCATTGCACCCAGCCACAGAATCCCAGGTCAGTCATGCAATCACATTGCTGCAATGCGCTTGGAATCCGCACCGTAAGAAATGCATACTCACAGAGTTAATTTCTGGCTGAAAGACGGCAAGCGTGAAGTCCAAATTAAAAACCTGCAGGAAATCTGTGATGAGGCTGGCCACCAAACGTCCTACACAGGAAATAAACAGATCGTTAGTGCCGATACCACTGCACGAATCTGAAAATCTCAAAGGGCCAAACCCATATTATTGAATAGGAAACCCAAACAATTCACATTGCCATTTAATTTAGCAATAGGAAGGGCAATCGGGTATGCAAGATGGCATACTGCATTACATTTGCACAAGACAcaagcaaatataaataatcCTTACCATCTTTGGTATTTAGACACTTCTTTAGGCTTTCATTCACAAGTGGAGTTTTATTCTATAAGGTAAAAAAGAGAacattgaaatattaaattgatttttaatgtgGCTAACATACCCTCTCTACAAAGCAATTCAGCACTTACAaataatacagtacaatacaataaacTCTTATATAGCACTCTTCATGCGTACATCCAAGGGCgctttacaaacaaaaataaaaaaatataaataaataaataaacaacctaAGAAGTCAAAACTAAGAGGAATAGGCACATGAGAACAAGTAAGTCTTAAGATACAATTTAAAAGAACCAATTGTAGCTGATATGGCTTGGAATTGAATTCCAGAGGCATGGTGCAGCACAGCTAAAAGCTCTTCCCCCAACTGTTTTTAATCGGCAACGAGGAACCACTAAAAGTTCAGCAGTAGCTGAACGCAGGGTACGACAGGGAACGGTTCAATCAAATCCTGCAAATATGAAGGTCCAAAGCCATGCAATGCTTTGTAAGTAGTTAGCAACACTTTAAATTCAACCCAGGATTTGACAGGGAGCCAATGCAATGATTTAAGAACAGGAGTGATATGCTCTGAGCGGCGTGTGTGGGTAAGTACTCTGGCTGCTGCATTTTGTACTAATTGAAGTCGCTGTAACATAGAGTCTGGTAGGCCAGTAAACAAAGCATTGCGATAATCAAGCCTAGACATTATAAAGGCATGAACCAGCATTATGGAATCTTCCTTAGACAGGATTGGCCTCAATTTCACAATATTGCGCAGGTGGAAGTAAGATGTCTTGACTACCGAGTTAATGTGGGCATCCAGGCAAAGCTCAGGATCCATTATGACTCCCagattttttatggtttttgacAGTTTAAAAGAATGGCCATCAAATGGCACATCTAAACATGGGGACTTAGTCAGACTGTGCTTGGAGCCAACCAGCAATACTTTTGTCTTTTTGGAGTTAAGTTTAAGGCAGTTTGTTGTCATCCATGCCTGGATTTCATTGAGATACTAACACAAAGCAGCAACTTCCATCTCTGGTTTCATGGGAAGTGAGCAGTATATTTGTGTGCCATCAGTGTAACAATGAAATCCAAGGTTGAACTTCTCAATAATGTCAGAAAGGGGGAGCATATACAGGCTGAACAACAGAGGCCCGAGcacagatccctgtgggacACCATACCTCACATCACCCCTTTCAGAGCATGAATcacccaaacaaacaaattgtTGGCAGTTTGACAAATAGGAGGAAAACCACTCAAGGGCAGTGCCTCCAATCCCTGTATGGGTGTGCATTCTCTCCAGTAAGATACTGTGATCAATGGTATCAAAAGCAGCAGAGAGACTGAAAAGAAATAAACTAGATAGCTGCCCAGTATCAGCTGATCGTAGAAGGTCATTGCTGACCCTTATCAAAGCAGTCTCAGTGCTATGCCCAGAACGGAAGCCATATTGAAACTTCTCCAACATGTCATTTCCATTGAGATAGTCTTGAAGTTGGTTTACCACAATTTGTTCTACCACTTTTGCTAGAAATGGGATGTTGGAGACTGGCCTATAGTTCCCCATTTCCTCAGGAGAcaggtggtgttttttttaaggagtgGCTTAACCACAGCCAGTTTTAAGTCAGTAGGAATGCTTCCAGAATTCAACGAAGAGTTCACCATAGATGGACATCACACATGGTATTGCAGATGACGTACATATTCAGAATAAGTGTCATATTGTCATGAACCACTACCTCTACTTTGTCCTGCTCCTCCAATGCgagaaaaacagcagcacgCAGTTCAGCCTAcacagcaaaatatattttagaaatgcAAGTTAAACAACGACGGCAAAATACTAATGTTTACAATAGGTGTCAGCATCGACTGTAGCTAACATTACTCATTCAACAAAACTGCAAGTGGCAGAAGCCAAGAGCACGGCTATAAAAAGAACTCAGCACGAAACACCGGAACACCCTCTAGTAACAATTTCATGGCTATGATTAGGTATGGTCGTTTGCTGAATCGTTTAATTTTCAGTACTGCATAGCGTATTTATAAGCAGTGCTGGGCAAACTACCCTGAAAGCATAGTACAAACTTGCTAGCCAACAGTTACTAATTTACAAGTCGCTTGCCACTAGATACTTAAGTGCTGACGAGAGCTAGCGACCTTTAGATAATATTACATTAGCTAGGTATCCACAATTTTACAAGACAACATACAATATTCtacaaaaaaacagcttgttttCTGCAGTGTTGAGCCTAATTCAAAATAAAGCTAACTTAGCTAACTGTAGCTCATGAGAAGCAATGTTTATGTAGAGACAACTAGTCTAAACAAGGTGTTGACTGTCAAGCCGTTGCAATGCTTCTAATGCCGGCATTACACTAACTAAAAACGCTAACGTTAAGCTAGTTGACCTTTAGTAGAAACGTAGCTAGCTAACctgtaacattttaattcactatatacAATTTATCATTAGATAACACAGCAAAACATGCAATTAGTCAACTAGCCATAGTGTAACATAGCTTTAACGTCAAACTACTATTTTAAAGCTTGATTACCGTGTTGTCAATGCTAGTTCTAGCTATGTTGCTcgctaactaacgttagccaTATCAGGCTATACTCGCTGTATAACATTTTTAAGTTCACCACCTGCGGCCTATGTTGCGGGCTAACACTAACAAAATGAAACCCGGAGTAGCATCGATCATTAATGAATCACAATTTCAAATCAACAAAGTATATTTAGAGCCATAACGTGTTCTTTCAGCACACGGCCTAGCTACCTTAATTTTATTGAGAACTCCGTTGTTTTCTAAGTTTTGAATCAGAAGATCACGTAGCTCCGTATCTTCCTCTGCTGCAGACATCTTTACCAAGACAACCAAACAAACGCCAGTAGCTATCTTGTCATTCACCACCGCACATTCGTAATGTCTAACTAGCTGGTAGATTATCTTCTTCGTCCGTTtatcaaaatcattttaatacgAGTAgtatatcagaaaaaaaaaattgacaaaattTTCCAAAGCTTTGTTTCTTTATACATTAAAGGGGAATAGATCGTTCTGTCTCCTGATACATCTTATATAGAAAATGTCTTCGTGTTTCAATCATAGGTTTGCAGTAGGTCCTATAATGCAGAATGCAGTTGCCAAGTCTGGTAATTCACTGAAGTCTCGATCTGTATATTTTGCATTTCTGATAGGTGATAAGCAAGAATTATGCACCAAAAGCCACCTGTATTGAATATAGCATCAGTGAAGAAAAACTGATCACTCAAGTTTACAGTTCCTATCTGGCGTCTTGGATAAaaaggtatttatttaattttatttatttatgtatgtaggTTCTcctatgtgtttattttggacaaatatttatttaattatttgcgGTATGATTGCTGATTGTTATTAcactaaaataaacagtattttAAGCATGTACTGTCCACTTATTGTCtgcatattacaaaataaatcaatcaaaatgtaaaaaaattagaatttttgcaTGATGTCCAGTTTGCTCATCAGTaaacctgtggttttaaaagtttttttaattttatgtattttttaaataaatacgaATTATTTTCACATCCCAGGAATGTATTTTCCTCTTCTGTCATAATATTTGTAGAAAACAGATAAGTAAGGtgtccatttttttctcttgctctcttttatttaaaatttgttgttgttgttgt harbors:
- the cep43 gene encoding FGFR1 oncogene partner isoform X4 codes for the protein MSAAEEDTELRDLLIQNLENNGVLNKIKAELRAAVFLALEEQDKVENKTPLVNESLKKCLNTKDGRLVASLITDFLQVFNLDFTLAVFQPEINSLNGLESREAVARELGVTEQEGNRGTPLLLELVKRSRHKDRASVFSEGERTVPIPKELSPRQIADARRKFDFYDKDKSGGISKDELRTLFSDLFPGFHKNMLERYLTDEFRAVDKDFSNSIEFQEFLGMYKRLFIQCRSVVCSDVTDIIPTSNKFSEEKICTSPSSKGVEVSHSDASLTLGSTKGKGPAQASSREPKHGEAPPLPRKSADAEVEEDEDEGDSFFDDPLPRPKKTFGCSNLAKADKSHSEASLSENNNSRKEAGRPAKESSLSRGSLPPLRKSSSLNDLSAVDSDTDADDPFSDSDNGGGYSPEPDGRRADPGRPAGSPPPPPREGPRLKSGEPHPRDPPDRRTGNHKDKGSRDSKAVNSRDAALGSDEDNDYDDDFNSTSHRSDNSRSELSIGEEIEEVSIEGPDGSDKLDDLTQDLSVSQLSQGADYMEEVA
- the cep43 gene encoding FGFR1 oncogene partner isoform X6; this translates as MSAAEEDTELRDLLIQNLENNGVLNKIKAELRAAVFLALEEQDKVENKTPLVNESLKKCLNTKDGRLVASLITDFLQVFNLDFTLAVFQPEINSLNGLESREAVARELGVTEQEGNRGTPLLLELVKRSRHKDRASVFSEGERTVPIPKELSPRQIADARRKFDFYDKDKSGGISKDELRTLFSDLFPGFHKNMLERYLTDEFRAVDKDFSNSIEFQEFLGMYKRLFIQCRSVVCSDVTDIIPTSNKFSEEKICTSPSSKIPRFKGFLKHSEEEEDEEEKAGAKGVEVSHSDASLTLGSTKGKGPAQASSREPKHGEAPPLPRKSADAEVEEDEDEGDSFFDDPLPRPKKTFGWAGRPAKESSLSRGSLPPLRKSSSLNERADPGRPAGSPPPPPREGPRLKSGEPHPRDPPDRRTGNHKDKGSRDSKAVNSRDAALGSDEDNDYDDDFNSTSHRSDNSRSELSIGEEIEEVSIEGPDGSDKLDDLTQDLSVSQLSQGADYMEEVA
- the cep43 gene encoding FGFR1 oncogene partner isoform X9 — protein: MSAAEEDTELRDLLIQNLENNGVLNKIKAELRAAVFLALEEQDKVENKTPLVNESLKKCLNTKDGRLVASLITDFLQVFNLDFTLAVFQPEINSLNGLESREAVARELGVTEQEGNRGTPLLLELVKRSRHKDRASVFSEGERTVPIPKELSPRQIADARRKFDFYDKDKSGGISKDELRTLFSDLFPGFHKNMLERYLTDEFRAVDKDFSNSIEFQEFLGMYKRLFIQCRSVVCSDVTDIIPTSNKFSEEKICTSPSSKIPRFKGFLKHSEEEEDEEEKAGAKGVEVSHSDASLTLGSTKGKGPAQASSREPKHGEAPPLPRKSADAEVEEDEDEGDSFFDDPLPRPKKTFGWRADPGRPAGSPPPPPREGPRLKSGEPHPRDPPDRRTGNHKDKGSRDSKAVNSRDAALGSDEDNDYDDDFNSTSHRSDNSRSELSIGEEIEEVSIEGPDGSDKLDDLTQDLSVSQLSQGADYMEEVA
- the cep43 gene encoding FGFR1 oncogene partner isoform X3, producing the protein MSAAEEDTELRDLLIQNLENNGVLNKIKAELRAAVFLALEEQDKVENKTPLVNESLKKCLNTKDGRLVASLITDFLQVFNLDFTLAVFQPEINSLNGLESREAVARELGVTEQEGNRGTPLLLELVKRSRHKDRASVFSEGERTVPIPKELSPRQIADARRKFDFYDKDKSGGISKDELRTLFSDLFPGFHKNMLERYLTDEFRAVDKDFSNSIEFQEFLGMYKRLFIQCRSVVCSDVTDIIPTSNKFSEEKICTSPSSKIPRFKGFLKHSEEEEDEEEKAGAKGVEVSHSDASLTLGSTKGKGPAQASSREPKHGEAPPLPRKSADAEVEEDEDEGDSFFDDPLPRPKKTFGWAGRPAKESSLSRGSLPPLRKSSSLNDLSAVDSDTDADDPFSDSDNGGGYSPEPDGRRADPGRPAGSPPPPPREGPRLKSGEPHPRDPPDRRTGNHKDKGSRDSKAVNSRDAALGSDEDNDYDDDFNSTSHRSDNSRSELSIGEEIEEVSIEGPDGSDKLDDLTQDLSVSQLSQGADYMEEVA